The Pseudomonadota bacterium genome has a window encoding:
- a CDS encoding redox-sensing transcriptional repressor Rex: MKTKENKIPEATIKRLSTYINCLERLGAENNPVISSEMLGESCQVSPAQIRKDLSYFGEFGVRGVGYDTKKLEDEIKDILGLNHNWPSTVVGVGKLGQALLNFAFFRKHGFRIIAAFDSDLNKIGSEIVEGVTILPTIDIEKTVSREKITIGIITTPAESAQAVADQLVAGGIKGLLNFAPIKVKVPEKIVLRNVSITSELDNLAYLLTRKRH; encoded by the coding sequence ATGAAGACCAAGGAAAACAAGATTCCGGAGGCCACGATTAAGCGCCTCTCCACCTATATCAACTGTCTGGAAAGACTCGGGGCGGAAAACAACCCCGTGATTTCTTCAGAAATGCTGGGTGAATCCTGCCAGGTCAGCCCGGCCCAGATCCGCAAGGATCTGTCCTATTTTGGTGAGTTCGGCGTGCGCGGCGTCGGTTACGACACCAAGAAACTGGAAGATGAAATCAAGGATATTCTGGGTCTCAATCACAACTGGCCCAGCACAGTTGTCGGAGTCGGGAAATTGGGCCAGGCCCTGCTCAATTTTGCGTTTTTTCGCAAACACGGCTTTCGTATCATCGCGGCTTTCGACAGCGACCTCAACAAGATCGGCAGTGAAATCGTGGAAGGGGTCACCATTCTGCCGACTATAGACATCGAGAAAACCGTCAGCCGGGAAAAAATTACCATCGGCATCATCACGACCCCGGCCGAAAGCGCCCAGGCCGTTGCCGACCAGCTGGTCGCCGGCGGCATCAAGGGCCTTCTCAATTTCGCTCCGATCAAGGTCAAAGTTCCGGAGAAAATTGTCCTGCGCAACGTTTCGATTACGAGTGAACTTGACAACCTGGCGTATCTGCTGACCCGGAAGAGACATTGA